One Microplitis mediator isolate UGA2020A chromosome 3, iyMicMedi2.1, whole genome shotgun sequence DNA segment encodes these proteins:
- the LOC130664502 gene encoding putative inorganic phosphate cotransporter — translation MSSRLSTRRISRAENMRVPPNPPKASIGCRHIQVLLLTLGFFCCYAVRVALSISLVAMVKRDSANPNFEEFDWSDSVQNTILSSFFWGYVITHIPGGELAQRFGAHKFLCFAVGICGVVTALIPLAATYGGWEAVIVLRVLTGACQGVIPPCMHTILSKWVPVDERGRAGSCTYSGGWLGNVIALLSCGVISGSSIGWPGSFYIWGGIATLWSITYYFLGKESPADHRGIPLDEKEYIEISLGVTETTEPLKTPWTAIFTSIPVWALLIAQCSQAWGFWMLLTKTPAYMNSAMGYKIQENGIVSALPYLAAWLLGFPISFTADKLVKGGYTSLESIRKIANTIGECIPALALIGLSFITSEHRNVAVGVLIMSVAFNVAVFSGHQMNHMDLSPNFAGTLMGITNAAANICGIMAPLIYGVIVSDPTDITQWRKVYILSAGIYIVGNLAFVFFGKASVQPWNDGIKPKLENSTARESYKIQEEPMPYESIKKDNDKDIITTKPPYSENTHNDLK, via the exons atgtctTCCCGGCTGTCGACCCGGAGGATTTCAAGGGCGGAAAATATGAGAGTTCCTCCCAATCCACCCAAAg CATCGATAGGATGCCGTCACATCCAGGTCCTGCTTCTGACACTGGGATTTTTTTGCTGTTACGCTGTGAGAGTCGCGTTGTCTATTTCTTTGGTAGCGATGGTCAAACGGGACTCGGCGAATCCTAATTTCGAGGAGTTTGATTGGAGCGATAGTGTGCAGAACACGATACTGAGCTCCTTCTTCTGGGGGTATGTGATAACGCACATACCTGGAGGAGAACTGGCCCAAAGGTTTGGAGCGCACAAATTTTTGTGCTTCGCCGTGGGTATATGCGGCGTCGTCACGGCGTTAATTCCTTTGGCGGCAACTTATGGAGGCTGGGAGGCCGTTATTGTTCTCAGGGTACTAACCGGCGCGTGTCAAGGTGTAATTCCACCTTGCATGCATACTATTTTGTCTAAATGGGTGCCTGTTGATGAAAGAGGAAGAGCTG gaagCTGCACGTATTCGGGTGGATGGCTGGGTAACGTGATCGCATTACTAAGTTGTGGCGTCATCTCTGGTTCATCAATCGGCTGGCCCGGTAGTTTTTACATCTGGGGCGGTATTGCGACTCTCTGGTCCATAACTTATTACTTCCTCGGCAAAGAGTCGCCAGCGGATCATCGCGGCATACCGTTGGATGAAAAAGAGTATATTGAAATCAGTCTTGGAGTTACGGAGACTACTGAG CCACTAAAGACACCTTGGACTGCCATTTTTACATCGATACCCGTTTGGGCACTTTTAATTGCGCAGTGCTCCCAGGCATGGGGCTTCTGGATGCTCTTAACCAAGACACCGGCTTACATGAACAGCGCAATGGGCTACAAAATACAAGAG AATGGAATAGTATCAGCGCTGCCGTATTTAGCGGCCTGGTTGCTTGGATTTCCGATAAGTTTTACGGCTGACAAGTTGGTTAAAGGCGGCTACACGTCATTAGaatcaataagaaaaatagCAAATACTATTGGAGAATGTATACCGGCACTCGCGCTCATCGGACTGAGTTTTATTACCAGCGAGCATCGGAATGTTGCCGTTGGTGTTCTTATTATGTCGGTGGCTTTTAATGTCGCGGTATTCAGCGGACATCAGATGAATCACATGGATCTGAGCCCTAATTTTGCTGGTACTCTTATGGGTATCACTAATGCTGCTGCTAATATCTGCGGTATTATGGCGCCACTTATTTACGGTGTCATTGTTTCTGACcca actGACATAACTCAATGGAGAAAAGTATATATACTATCAGCAGGTATTTATATAGTTGGTAATTTAgcatttgtattttttggcAAAGCCTCAGTACAGCCGTGGAACGATGGAATAAAACCCAAGCTCGAAAACTCAACAGCACgtgaaagttataaaattcaagaaGAACCGATGCCTTATGAATCTATCAAGAAAGACAACGACAAAGATATTATTACTACTAAGCCGCCGTACTCTGAAAATACTCATAATGatctcaaataa
- the LOC130664504 gene encoding uncharacterized protein LOC130664504: MNTIIRKYMQYIFIIIYLNQVNYIYCDSIVAVDFTVEGNGFHRTINYEVSAEKYINYDCHVALHLELPPVLYVNINELADLQRFTSMRACAVGETNVELFAEEAQPQAVTICTPLNFDKTTLNLTIHQRYQRAKEKEDYASVILPQPKLLLGCKKRIKEYQVSLIDLCDSCVGFATKWREIPYQTETKDYMWIMPIGELTHRSYVTYITLFTSVVGTLIIFKALWSLNSPDHLKDD, translated from the exons atGAACacaataataagaaaatatatgcaatatatatttattatcatatatttaaatcaagttaattatatatattgtgattCAATTGTCGCAGTTGATTTCACCGTCGAGGGAAATGGATTTCATAG gacaataaattatgaagTATCAGctgaaaaatacataaattatgACTGTCACGTCGCATTACACCTAGAACTGCCACCAGTTTTATACGTCAATATTAATGAACTCGCTGATCTTCAGCGATTTACCagc atGAGAGCATGTGCAGTTGGTGAAACAAACGTCGAGTTGTTTGCCGAAGAAGCTCAACCACAAGCAGTAACAATATGTACtcctttaaattttgataagacGACGTTGAATCTCACAATTCATCAGCGTTATCAACGTGCTAAGGAAAAAGAAGACTACGCAAGTGTTATTTTACCTCAACCAAAACTTTTACTCGGTTGTAAAAAACGTATTAAAGAATATCAAGTTTCTTTGATTGATTTATGCGACTCATGTGTTGGCTTCGCTACCAAATGGCGGGAAATTCCTTATCAAACT gaaACCAAAGACTACATGTGGATCATGCCAATAGGAGAATTAACTCACCGTTCATACGTAACTTACATAACTTTATTTACAAGCGTAGTCGGCACTCTGATTATATTCAAAGCACTCTGGTCATTAAATTCACCCGATCACTTAAAAGACGATTga